In Bythopirellula goksoeyrii, a single window of DNA contains:
- the scpA gene encoding methylmalonyl-CoA mutase, with protein sequence MTIPNFAEIPLVSAKGRDTLASQATTNGSADDLPVWMTPEQINVSPVYTTSDLEGVDHLQTMPGFPPYVRGPYATMYVLRPWTVRQYAGFSTAKESNAFYRRNLTAGQMGLSIAFDLATHRGYDSDHPRVSGDVGMAGVAIDSIYDMRMLFDGIPLDRMSVSMTMNGAVLPIMALYIVAAEEQGVPPEQLAGTIQNDILKEFMVRNTYIYPPEPSMRIIADIFEFTSQRMPKYNSISISGYHMQEAGATADLELAYTLADGLEYVRTGIQASLKVDAFCPRLSFFWAIGMNYFMEVAKLRAARMIWAKLIKQFEPENPKSLSLRTHSQTSGWSLTAQDVYSNVVRTCLEAMAAAHGHTQSLHTNALDEALALPSDFSARIARNTQLFLQQETDTCDVVDPWGGSYYVERLTHDLAARAWQHIREVEELGGMTKAIQAGIPKMRIEEASARTQAHIDSGQQTVIGVNKYRPTEPEDIKVLHVDNTTVRQAQIANLKKLRDERDQAEVDQALEALTNAAHDKTGNLLELAINAARAKATVGEMSEALERIYGRYEAPTRAVRGVYAAEIGDHENVQEIQKLLERFEKQEGRRPRILVAKMGQDGHDRGQKVIASAFADLGFDVDIGPLFRTPAETARQAVENDVHIVGVSSLAAGHLTLVPQLRDELAKLGRDDILIVAGGVIPPEDYPALYEAGASAVFGPGTVIGEAAAELMKVLADRLEISLEGKTS encoded by the coding sequence ATGACAATCCCCAACTTTGCCGAGATTCCGTTAGTGTCCGCTAAAGGGAGAGATACTCTCGCATCGCAGGCGACAACCAATGGCAGCGCGGACGACCTCCCCGTGTGGATGACCCCTGAGCAGATAAATGTTTCGCCAGTCTATACCACTTCTGATTTGGAAGGAGTGGACCACCTGCAAACCATGCCAGGATTTCCGCCGTATGTGCGTGGTCCCTATGCCACGATGTATGTACTCAGGCCATGGACAGTACGGCAATACGCCGGCTTTTCAACCGCCAAGGAGTCCAACGCGTTTTATCGTCGCAATCTGACCGCTGGGCAGATGGGGCTCAGCATCGCTTTCGATCTTGCTACCCATCGAGGCTATGATTCCGATCATCCTAGGGTGAGTGGTGACGTCGGCATGGCAGGGGTGGCAATCGATAGCATCTACGACATGCGCATGCTATTTGATGGTATTCCACTGGACCGCATGAGCGTGTCGATGACTATGAACGGAGCCGTGCTGCCAATCATGGCACTCTACATCGTGGCCGCCGAAGAACAAGGTGTACCACCCGAGCAACTCGCGGGCACCATTCAAAATGACATTCTCAAGGAATTCATGGTCCGCAATACGTACATCTATCCTCCTGAACCCAGCATGAGGATCATTGCCGACATCTTTGAATTCACCAGCCAACGGATGCCCAAATATAATAGCATCAGCATCAGTGGTTACCACATGCAGGAAGCGGGTGCCACAGCCGACCTGGAGTTGGCCTATACCTTGGCGGATGGCTTGGAATACGTTCGAACCGGCATTCAGGCCAGCTTGAAAGTCGATGCCTTCTGTCCTCGGCTCTCCTTTTTCTGGGCAATTGGCATGAACTACTTCATGGAAGTTGCCAAACTCAGAGCAGCACGCATGATCTGGGCCAAGCTCATCAAGCAATTTGAGCCAGAGAATCCCAAGAGTTTGTCGCTGAGAACACACAGTCAAACGAGCGGATGGAGTCTGACCGCTCAAGATGTCTATAGCAATGTCGTGCGGACCTGCCTGGAAGCAATGGCGGCCGCCCATGGCCATACGCAGTCGCTGCATACTAATGCCCTCGACGAAGCACTCGCCTTGCCTTCGGATTTCTCGGCACGTATCGCCCGCAACACACAGTTGTTCTTGCAGCAGGAGACCGACACCTGCGATGTTGTCGATCCCTGGGGAGGGAGCTACTATGTCGAGCGACTTACCCACGATCTGGCCGCTCGTGCTTGGCAGCATATTCGTGAGGTCGAAGAACTGGGAGGAATGACCAAAGCCATCCAGGCTGGTATCCCTAAGATGCGCATCGAGGAGGCTTCCGCACGCACCCAAGCCCATATCGATTCCGGTCAACAAACGGTCATCGGCGTCAACAAATATCGCCCGACAGAACCGGAAGACATCAAAGTCCTGCATGTCGACAATACAACCGTACGCCAGGCACAGATTGCTAACCTCAAGAAGCTCCGCGACGAACGGGATCAAGCCGAAGTCGATCAGGCTCTTGAAGCACTCACCAATGCCGCTCACGACAAAACGGGCAACTTGCTAGAATTGGCGATCAATGCGGCGCGTGCCAAAGCGACCGTCGGCGAAATGAGCGAAGCATTGGAAAGAATCTATGGTCGCTACGAAGCCCCCACCCGCGCCGTCCGGGGAGTCTACGCCGCAGAAATCGGAGACCACGAAAACGTGCAAGAAATCCAAAAACTTTTGGAACGCTTTGAAAAGCAAGAGGGGCGCCGACCACGTATCCTGGTAGCCAAGATGGGCCAAGATGGGCACGACCGCGGGCAAAAAGTGATCGCCTCGGCCTTCGCCGATCTGGGCTTTGACGTCGATATCGGCCCGCTATTTCGCACCCCCGCCGAGACGGCTCGCCAAGCGGTGGAGAACGACGTGCATATCGTCGGTGTGAGTTCTCTTGCAGCAGGGCATCTGACACTTGTTCCTCAACTTCGTGATGAATTAGCAAAGCTCGGTCGCGACGATATCCTCATTGTCGCCGGTGGAGTAATCCCTCCTGAAGACTATCCAGCCCTCTACGAGGCAGGTGCTTCAGCAGTCTTTGGCCCGGGTACTGTCATCGGTGAGGCAGCCGCCGAACTTATGAAAGTCCTCGCTGATCGACTCGAGATATCCCTCGAAGGCAAAACCTCGTAA
- a CDS encoding methylmalonyl-CoA mutase family protein: protein MTLPLEFTVAEDFPSVTYQQWRSVVEDDLKGAPFEKKLVTHTYEGIDIQPVYTQEDALNHPEAIGFPGSPPFIRGSLPPRLALQGADLRQEYYHPDVNVTNKQILADLAGGVTSVQLQFDQAASNGFDPDEVTLSDTLGDEGLMAYSQQDLNTTLEKVQLESVGIALDAGAAFLPAAALLVSLWQKQGLDLAQVQGAFNSDPLATLARNGYLPLSLNSSLALLADLAQWTAHNCPQLTAVGVNTAPYHCAGATAAQDLAFQMATAVTYLRAMIAAGMNIDEAAKQILFRVELGTHHFLAIAKLRAARRLWSRVVEASGGSPGAGAMKLHARTSDRVLTHRDPYVNILRNTVAMFAGSIGGANIVTSVPFDSLLRLPDEFSRRVARNTLLVIQEEAHLQRVIDPGGGSWFLDSITDQLAKEAWDTFQEIERLEGMVAVLHSGWVADQIAAAHAPRATDIARRKEGITGVSEFPDIAEAPLETVAPDVSALRRAACERMTTRGDFDPAEASSERSKTAAAVKAAAEGATIGQLARMAGFHDSITTTKAIKSRSFAQPFEELRDAVDAWEKLHGRRPIVFLANMGPVAHHTARASYAKNFFEAGGFRIVSNDGFKDADAVAKAFCDSGALTAVICSSDKLYQDFVPDVAASLKRSGAKTVVLAGNPGANETEWRNAGVDRFIFIKCNVLETLRDVLREEGVIES, encoded by the coding sequence ATGACATTGCCATTAGAGTTTACGGTCGCGGAGGACTTCCCCTCCGTCACCTACCAGCAGTGGCGTTCTGTTGTGGAAGATGATCTCAAAGGCGCTCCCTTCGAGAAGAAGCTGGTGACACACACCTACGAAGGTATCGATATCCAGCCCGTCTACACACAAGAAGATGCCCTCAACCACCCCGAAGCGATTGGCTTTCCAGGGTCACCACCCTTTATTCGTGGGTCCCTGCCGCCCCGGCTTGCCCTCCAGGGAGCCGATCTCCGTCAGGAATACTACCATCCCGATGTGAATGTAACGAACAAACAGATACTCGCCGATCTTGCCGGTGGAGTGACCTCGGTCCAACTCCAGTTCGATCAAGCTGCCAGCAATGGTTTCGACCCCGATGAAGTGACGTTAAGCGATACACTTGGGGATGAAGGCCTGATGGCCTACTCCCAGCAAGATCTGAACACCACATTAGAAAAGGTACAACTCGAAAGTGTCGGCATAGCCTTGGATGCCGGAGCGGCATTCTTGCCTGCAGCAGCCCTCCTGGTTTCACTCTGGCAGAAGCAGGGACTCGATTTAGCTCAAGTCCAAGGTGCCTTCAATAGCGATCCACTAGCTACCCTGGCCCGCAATGGCTATCTGCCGCTGTCGCTGAATTCTTCGCTCGCCTTGCTGGCCGACCTGGCCCAGTGGACAGCTCACAATTGCCCGCAGCTAACCGCTGTTGGAGTCAACACGGCACCATACCATTGTGCCGGAGCAACAGCGGCGCAGGATCTCGCCTTTCAAATGGCTACTGCGGTAACGTACTTGCGTGCGATGATCGCTGCTGGAATGAACATCGATGAGGCGGCAAAGCAGATACTATTCCGAGTGGAATTAGGTACACATCATTTTCTCGCGATTGCTAAGCTACGTGCCGCCCGCCGTCTGTGGTCGCGCGTTGTTGAAGCCAGTGGTGGCTCACCGGGGGCTGGAGCTATGAAACTACATGCTCGCACCAGTGACCGCGTCCTGACCCATCGAGACCCCTATGTCAATATTCTGCGCAATACGGTCGCCATGTTCGCCGGCAGCATCGGCGGAGCAAACATTGTGACCTCCGTCCCTTTCGACAGCCTTCTTCGCCTGCCAGATGAGTTCAGCCGCCGCGTGGCACGCAACACACTGCTCGTAATTCAAGAAGAAGCGCATTTACAACGTGTGATCGACCCAGGTGGCGGTAGCTGGTTCTTGGATTCGATCACCGATCAACTTGCCAAGGAGGCGTGGGATACGTTTCAAGAGATCGAGCGACTGGAGGGAATGGTGGCTGTATTGCATTCTGGGTGGGTCGCCGACCAGATCGCCGCCGCCCATGCACCCCGCGCAACGGACATTGCCCGCCGAAAAGAGGGGATCACCGGAGTGAGCGAATTCCCCGACATTGCCGAAGCTCCCCTGGAGACCGTGGCACCCGATGTCTCGGCACTTCGCCGGGCAGCATGCGAACGCATGACCACTCGAGGAGATTTCGATCCAGCTGAGGCATCGTCTGAGAGATCCAAGACAGCTGCCGCTGTAAAAGCAGCAGCGGAGGGAGCCACGATAGGTCAACTGGCTCGCATGGCAGGTTTTCATGATTCCATCACTACCACGAAAGCCATCAAATCTCGCAGCTTTGCTCAACCCTTTGAAGAATTACGCGATGCAGTAGACGCCTGGGAAAAGCTCCACGGTCGACGCCCCATCGTCTTCCTGGCCAATATGGGACCAGTGGCCCACCACACCGCGCGCGCCAGCTACGCTAAAAACTTTTTCGAAGCCGGCGGCTTCCGAATTGTCTCCAACGATGGATTCAAAGACGCCGACGCAGTTGCAAAGGCGTTTTGCGATTCAGGAGCGCTAACTGCCGTTATCTGCTCTTCCGACAAGCTGTACCAGGATTTCGTTCCTGATGTCGCCGCAAGCCTCAAGCGTTCCGGAGCCAAGACAGTAGTACTTGCGGGAAATCCGGGAGCCAATGAAACAGAGTGGCGCAATGCAGGGGTCGACCGTTTTATTTTCATCAAATGCAACGTCCTGGAAACCTTGCGCGACGTGCTGCGTGAGGAAGGTGTGATAGAATCATGA